tctgtgtctAACACGAGGACCTCTAAACCCCAAATTCTCAAGGTTCACAATATTTTCAGAAGCCTGGCCAAGGCttcccggactctcacctctgtgaccgcacgcaaatcccaagttcttatcgattatcgacacgtttgcaaacaattatcctcaacttttctctgcctttaggagtacaaaaagtcggccctccaggaagaaaaagacactgggagataaatggaatctccttaccttttgtgcggccgcacgctgtgtgtttttcttccggaatggcGTCCTGaccggaaaacggaaggtggtacgtcgtcctttgggtccgggcggaaacaccaatttgttactgtttcaccgtgccgtgtctaaggtgaaacaccctcggtggacccagttcgttttacccagtcaggcgacccccacttacttattaccttgaatgtaggaagcataaaacagacaagtatgcttttagttatattttatctaggtaaagacagagaaatagttacagtcacaccagcgctgatgggcccctgatcggcaggaggcctcgagtgctcatcacacaaacattataaagggatctcgggacacacccatacaagggcggtacacatccaaactgtgacatcagcagggaagctgtgtcacctccggggtggtatctgatagatatgtgccaatcttttgggtcagtgccatctaagtgtgccatgcagttctgggataaacagctcgttccacttgaccttgttgatatcctaacaaagGGTTTACATTGGGTGCCACaatctgtcttgtttttatgAAGAGAGGAGGGGGGACAGGGCCTTGTCCACCTGGCCAGCAGAACAGCTGTTTTCCGCATGCAGTTTCTCCAAAAGTACCTGGTAAGTCCTTCTGACATTGTGTGGAGAGACGTAGCCAGCTGCATTTTAAGACGCGTGAGTGGGTTGGGGCTAGATGCTGCTCTGTTCTTAAccaattttagctttttaaagttaaaagggTTGCCTCGTTTTTATCAGAGCGTTTTTAAGTCATGTGCTCTTTTTACAATACATAGATCCAAAACGTACAATTCTCTGCATTGGCTTTTAGAAGAACCTCTGGTGTGCGGAGCGAGACTAGACGTCTGTGACGGTACTTTGCCGGGTCTGTCAGAGACGTTGTGCAGGTCCGGCACAGTGACTGTGAGAAGGCTGGTGGAACCAGCTGGACCGGATTTCAGCAACATCCAGGCGTTGGGTTCACTGCTGGGGGTCCGGTCCGACAGGCTGATACGGCGCTTCCTCGATCGGGTGAAGGAGAGGATGACAGCCAAAGAAAgacatctgctgcagctgcattaCACTGGACATTGTGAGCCTGACCCGATAGACCCGTTTCCAGACGTTCAACTGGACCCTGATTTCACAGAGGACAGCGGCCCACTCTTATATAACGTGGCCCCCAAGATGACCTTGTGCAGTGCGAGCCCACAGATGCTGTACAAggttaatgtaaaaataatgaataaacgGACTTTGAGAAACAGACCTGTCAGCGTGTGCAGAGACAAGCTCGGAGGACAGAGGCCCCAATGGAGAATTCTTTACAAGCCTCCGGTGAGGaaatggactggtgacctgcaGTGGAGAATCCTCCATGGTGCTATtgccacaaactcttttttatcgATCATCAGTCCTGGAGTTTTAAACGTGTGTCCGTTCTGTGGCTTGTCGGAgagtgtttttcatgtttttatggaatGTGTGAGATTGATGGGGTTTTTTAGTCTTTTGACGAGATGTTTTAGCCTTTTTGGTGTGGTTTTtacaaatgctgtttttattaatggtGTGCATTACAGCAGAGCCACTAAGGCAAAATCTCAGatgttaaattttttaattGCTGAAGCCAAAATGGCAATCTACATATCTCGGAGGGACAAGTTGCAGGCTGGACACCatcttgatgctgtggctctgtggaagtgcaacgttaaagccagggttaggctggagtttcacttccacagagccacacaaAACATGgatgattttatgcagttgtggggttttaataagattttatgtGGCGTGTCTAAAGAAGGAGAACTCCAATTTAACAAGCTccttatttaagtattttatataaatgacactttgttttaactaaattgtttttatgttttctgatgttgtataaataaagttttgttaaaagtcaaagtcttcttcttcttcttcttcttcttcttcttcttcttctattgtgttttctggcagtttacaTACTGTGTGCACTACCGCCATCAACTGGACGGagatgtaatttagaaatataaTTTCCTATATatgtcatgtttgccttgagatgtcgggcccacatgcagaaacacactcgGTAACCAAGGGtaagtttaaaaggtttatttgttTACACAGGCAAGTATGCTAGGCGGCGAAGCTAATCTGTGGGCTGGAAGGAACTCGGGCAGGAACTCGGGCGGCAGGGAACCAGGTCGATCTGGAGGTGAGGGAAGAACGTTAATTCTCGGAGAGGAAAGCTCTAAGGAGAGTAGTCAGGtgaacgtaagcttaccacgaggtgCTAGAAACCTGACCGGGGAGGACGGCAGTGTGACTCAGCTGGATGTTGGTCGTAGGTGTCCGGGCGGCTGGGAGCGTGGCgagaggtccgagcagcaccggggaatCCAGGACAACGGATGGAACCTGGGGGTCGTTGGAAGTGCGTCTCGTCCGCGAAGCAAGGCTCCACTCGAGAGGAACGAGGGAATTCCGGAAGGTGACTCGAGGAGGACTGAGGAGCGTGAAGAAGGACGAAGGAGCACGAAGaggtacctgggagacacaaagggtGGCGGTTAGCGTGGGAGCTAAGTCTTGGTGGCGAGAGGTCGAGGCTGgtaggcataccacaacggtaacactcaGGCATCCACCCGTTGTCCGAGTGCAGATCTTATAGTGCAGCTCCGGTGCTGCtgacgagctgcaggtgcgTCTGCTCCGCTCACCAgccaaccacgaacacctgtggacgA
The genomic region above belongs to Fundulus heteroclitus isolate FHET01 unplaced genomic scaffold, MU-UCD_Fhet_4.1 scaffold_84, whole genome shotgun sequence and contains:
- the muc3a gene encoding mucin-3A isoform X4 → MNNMYKMVPHFQGVIVTSLSPGGSAIIANPTMKEARRSVEAEAFHYAARTDGINVTHDVVLEIPNNYSVQLYGNSFEAVKKVIKSLENCTSDFNYTITHATFAKTELDRQAVCEKTLENTDFAEYYTFYDDGDGRIICINRCDKRHNDNKICKNGGNCTLYRDLGEVCKCHNVDSIWYLGSDCDMPIHKTPFYAGLSVTLAAMLILVGALAAYAVINKRKQKKKKDIKQKLVNEWLDDDYQWTRSTSPVTHGAKEPLVCGARLDVCDGTLPGLSETLCRSGTVTVRRLVEPAGPDFSNIQALGSLLGVRSDRLIRRFLDRVKERMTAKERHLLQLHYTGHCEPDPIDPFPDVQLDPDFTEDSGPLLYNVAPKMTLCSASPQMLYKVNVKIMNKRTLRNRPVSVCRDKLGGQRPQWRILYKPPVRKWTGDLQWRILHGAIATNSFLSIISPGVLNVCPFCGLSESVFHVFMECVRLMGFFSLLTRCFSLFGVVFTNAVFINGVHYSRATKAKSQMLNFLIAEAKMAIYISRRDKLQAGHHLDAVALWKCNVKARVRLEFHFHRATQNMDDFMQLWGFNKILCGVSKEGELQFNKLLI